GCCTCTTGTTGTGGCTGTCATGTACCGATTTTGTTATGTGGCACGCTGGTCGGTTGAGCACCTCTCAATTTTTGTAACTGGTTTGTTGCACTGTGGCTGAGtggctgcagttttttttttggtttttggttgttgttttttttttttcaaggacAAAGTCTTCCAGGTTTGACTTCCTCTTCCTGTCTCAGCAACTATTTCACAGTATTGTCTAAGTGGTGCCACCTATCATTCAGGAGAATACTGCAGTGCCTTCCTACGCCTTAACAGCAGGCATAAATAGGAGTGACTGTGTGATGATGATGTGGTGGCAAGCGAAGCAACCAATGCAGAGGTTATACTGGTGACCTTAGTTGTGCTTTTGTCCTTCAGCAAGCTGTGGAGATGAGTTGTAAAGTACAAAGGCTTTGTTCAAGGACAAAGGACATGGTCTACGTAGGCTGAGTCCTTTGAAGGACCAACTCCTGAATTTGCACTGTTTAAACACAAACGGCCCAGTACAgctgctgtgtggttttctttttgtgtttttgatgttttgttttccccctcATTGTTGCTTCCTTTTGATATCTTATTTTTTCTTCCAGGCCTACATTTCAGATAACCAGCAGTTGACCTACACATACCGTCCACATAAGGAGATGCAttcttttaaattcttttaattttatttatttattttttggaggATTGCACATGTCTATGTACATTGAATACCCTTAGTCCTTCAGTCTGTGTAGCAGAATAACTACGCAAACTGACACAAAAGCAGTGCCATCCCACATAAGGGTCCTTTCCTTTCAGAGAGTGTATCCTCTGAGAAGGGTCTTTATGGGACTTTTCATATAGACCCTGGTCCATGCAACTGATGAAGAAAGTTTTTCTGGACCTTTCTGTCACTGAAAAAACTTACTACAATGTTGAACTTTGTAACTATTATCAACTTTGTGCATTGCTTTAAGtggtcattttaaaaaaaggaaaatcagcATAGGTGTTTCCCCAGTTACCACTAAATGTGAAGGACAGTGTAACAGGGATTTTGTAgaacctttctgtgtggagtttaatgtcacagtccaaagacacacATGTTACACTAATTGCCGATTAGACAAGTAGTGCAATAGTAAAACTAGAAAAGCACCATGCAAATGCCAGTGTGGGTCAGATTCTGTGCTGCTCCTTTAAAATCTGTATCAGCAGCCATGATAATTCATCCAAAGAGTATTTACTACGGTACAATGATGCTGAGATAGGTAAATAGTTATAGGGTGACCGACAGACAATACCATACAGCCCAGCACCTTTTGTGACTTGAATAAAAGACGGCATAAGATTGTATGTTATATGCAAACACTGACAATGCTTTCATCTTAAAATCGAATTAGCctgttttaattgtttgacaGTATTATAGATTGTGATTAGGCCACATTTGCAAACACTCACCAGGCATTTCCTCATTCATAACATCCTTTTCCTGTTGAGGAATATGGGGGAAAAATAGATGTTCCTTGTCTCTAGCACTCCCTAGGGATATTGTGAGAGCACAATATAAGGGATGTAAATAATTAATGATAGTTTCAGATTGAGACAAGTTGAAAATGCAACTGGTAGATTTACTAATCTGTCCTGTTACTCCATGGACTCTCCTAGATCTAAAGCCCAGCCTCCTTCAGCTCACCAGCAGGTCAGAAGCTACCGTAACTGGAATCCACCATTGCTTGGAAATCTCCCTGATGATTTTCTACGGATTCTTCCACAGCAGTTAGACAACATTAAGGTAAAAATGGGATCCCCCCCCCCGAGCATTCACTAGATGggtcttttttttgggggggggggtgtttgcTCGTTTATGCCACCTCATCCCCCCTTGTAATGTTTGGCATCTAACACACATGACGGTATGAAAAATCCAGTTAGGTCCAAGTTTTGTAATTTGCTTCTGTACACCACCATGATGTCTTTCAAATCCAATAATCAAGATGTGATGTCAAAGCTTTTTTCAAGATGTTTATCAAAAGTACTAACTGTATGAACTGTTTAAGAATTACTTTTAGATAGTCCTGTGTTTGCACTTTGATTAGATAAGTGATTAGAAAATGGACTCACAGGCACCTTCATGGTCAAGTGaagtcatcatcatcagtcatCAGTTATTCATGCCAAATTAATCTGAAGTTGATTCCAAGTGAGCTCTAGTTTGGTATGTGTATACCATGTGATACTGTAATATGtatgtagttaaaaaaaacaaaaacaaaataaacctatcagagagagagaaaaaagcctTACAGAGTGTCCAAATTAACAATCTAGGACATGCTTAAAACGAATAATTGCTTTTGTTGGTTAAGAAAACACTTTCATAACATATCCAAGTCGAGAATGTTGTCGAGGAGGTAGTGGTATCAGCCTTCACTGACAGAAGATTGTGTTCTGACAGCCACATCAGAAATGTTTGACTAAGTTGATTATGTTAATTATATTACTGGGGGCAAGAAGTAATATAATAGTATAATAGTGACCTTTTTATCACATCATCATTTTCATCAcagaaaagtttgtttttcactttttattcatttcattctttttatttcttttgttgatGTAAAGACAACTTTAAAGGCATCACaagcataaaaaaagaagaaagaaacccCAAGCAaaatggaaacactgaaaactgtaGAGGCTTACTTGAAAAGTAGTAAcccacatgttttgttttgttttgttttgttttttttgtttttttacatgaatatgtgtgtgtatttaatatTTATCCCCTCATTGTCTTTTACCACCTCAGCCTCATTTGATTTACAGACCTGCATTTAACACACAGGCACAACATTTTTAACATCAGTTTTTTTTCGCATATTGTACAATACAATTGTTGCCGTGTTTTAGTGCTGGTACAAAATTTGTTTTCCATGCACTTTTCTGCTTCAGTTATTGgtttgagtctttttttttttctttttttttaacatgtttctaTGATGTAGTGATGAACAGTCACAGGGATTTCataaagggttttttgttttgttttggtcttttttgcatttttggcAGTGGTGCCACAACAGTAATCCTGAGTACTAGATTGATACATACATTAATCTTTgtttaatccttttttttttttttttttcttctcaacaGAGCTCTCAGAACAGTCTGTCTCAGCTGTCATCGTCCTCCTCGTCAGTTTCTTCATTAAGTCAGTGGACAGTGCAGTCTGGTTCTGGGTATGCTGCAGGAACCACTGGGGGTCCTGGTTTAATAACAGCAGCTACAGAGCAAGACAAGAAACTGAAACAGTATCTGGAAGATGAGCGTATTGCGCTGTTCCTGCAGAACGAAGAGTTTATGAGAGAGCTGCAACGCAACCACGAGTTTCTCACTGCCTTAGAGAAAGGTATTCCTGTTCACAGTATACACAGAAAAATTCTGCCATTAATGTTAACATGAGCTTGTGAGTTGTATTGCCTCATCTTATATTTTATTGTACTTACCTGATGTATTGgaattttaaaaatacttaATAAGATATTGTTAATGCTGAAGAGCTGTCAAGTCCTTTTACAGTGCTGTACACCTAGCCCATCACACTACTACTACACATGTCATATTGCTAGTATGACTTTTATCAAATGTTCATTTCATGAAGAGCAGTGTTAGTTTTACGCCAGATGTAATCAGACATAATCTCCCATAAAGGTCAATGTTTGTCTCGTTAGCCagaattttttttcccaaaagcCTTACGGAAAATTTTTGCCAATTCTGAGATGAGCCGTTTGCCTCTTTTCCACTACCATCTACTCGGCTTGACTTGACTGTACTCTGCTCTACTTGGTTTAGGATGTTTTCCATTACAGTTGAGTACCACCTGAATGTGGATGGGTTTGTTAGACCAAGGCAGAATGAAAGTTCTTTGTTGTATGTGACACAAACAACTCAAAAAGACATTGAGCTGATGGTATAGCTGCTGCTAAACTGATGGTAAATGCTTGCACCTCTTCACTGGACTTCCAGTGTGATGGCGTAATGAGACAGACATGTCAAGTAACTGCTTATTGATGGACTTAATCCACTAAAAACTTGTCCGTTGACAATTTTTCTAGAGTTAAACACACGATTGAGTGGGGAAGGAATCACAGGAGGctgacaaaacacaaatatgCTTAAAATGGAAGATAAAAACAACTCAGCGGCAAGAGCTAGCAATGTCACAGCTAGCTCTTGCTCGACTGGAAGCTAGATACTACCTACATAATGGAAAATCCTAAGAACGAAAGTCAAGTCTAGCTAAGTAGGTGATGGTGTAAAAGAggcttttgtgttctttttggtcagcagtggatTTTGCCTTGGAACTCCTACGTAGAGTTTTAACCTAGTCTCTTTCTTAGTGTTGAATTATGAGCAGTCAACTTAGTTAAGTTCATTGCAAGTAAGGATTGAATTCCTTTagtgtattttcttttcttttcttttctttttttttgtgacctcctggatgaacCATTGATGTTCTTTTGGAATAGCATTGGTAGACCTTCCACTACTAGGAAGGTtcaccaattcaattcaattcaattcaattttatttatatagcgccaaatcacaacaaaagtcgcctcaaggcgctttatattgtacagtagatagcacaataataaatacagagaaaaacccaacaatcatatgacccctatgagcaagcactttggcgacagtgggaaggaaaaactccctttaacaggaagaaacctccggcagaaccaggctcaggagaggcggccatctgctgcgaccgttggggtgaaagaaggaaaacaggttgaaagacatgctgtggaagagagacagagattaataacagatatgattcgatgcagagaggtctattagcacatagtgagtgagaaaggtgactggaagggaaaaactcagtgcatcatgggaatccccggcagcctcgtctattgcagcataactaagggaggattcagggtcacctggtccagccctaactatatgctttagcaaaaggaaagttttaagcctaatcttgaaagtagagatagtgtctgtctcccgaatccaaactggaagttggttccacagaagaggggcctgaaaactgaaggctctgcctcccattctacttttttttaaatactctaggaacaacaagtaggcctgcagtgcaagagcgaagtgctctaatagggtgatatggtactacaaggtcattaagataagatggggcctgattatttaagaccttgtatgtgaggagcaggattttgaattcaattctggatttaacaggaagccaatgaaggaagccaaaacaggagaaatctgctctctctttctagtccctgtcagtactcttgctgcagcattttggattagctgaaggcttttcagcgagttttaggacatcctgataataaagaattacagtagtccagcctggaagtaataaatgcatgaactagtttttcagcatcactctgagacaggatatttctaattttagagatgttgcgcaaatggaagaaagcagtcttacatatttgtttaatatatgtgcgttgaaggacatgtcctggtcaaaaatgactcaaggtttctcacagtgttactggaggccaaggtaatgccatccagagtaagaatctgcttagataccatatttctaagattttcagggccgagtacaataacctcagttttatctgaattaagaagcagaaagttagcggccatccaggtctttatgtctttaagacattcctgcagtttaactaattggtctgtgatacctggcttcatggatagatagagctgcgtgtcatctgcatagcagtgaaaatttatgctatgtcttctaatgatgctgcctaagggaagcatgtataatgtaaatagaattggtcctagcactgaaccctgtggaacaccataattgaccttagtgtgtgaagaggactctccatttacatgtacaaattggagtctattagatagatatgatacaaaccactgcagtgcagtacctgtaatacctacagcatgttctaatcgctctaataggatattatggtcaacagtatcgaacgcagcactgaggtctagcaggacaagcacagagatgagtccactgtcagaggccataagaagatcatttgtaaccttcaccaaagctgtttctgtgctgtgctgtgctgtTCCAGGTTTTATCCAATTTTGGgtaatggctctcactgtgtTTTGCTGGAGTGCCCATGCTTGGCAAAGATTTGCAACCCTTTCCAGACTAGTAGATATCActtatgtttttttctcatctattctTAAATTTCTTTAGATTATATCATgtgttgtgttgcatgtgtagcCTATTTCACTTTGCCAGACAGGTTCTTGGTAAGTTAGGCCTGCGTGTGGCTAGGGAAATTGAACTCGACTCTCCAAAAGAAAATTACTGACTGCAGGATTTTGTTAAAGCACACATTGTGTTGTGCTGAGGAGCACTGAATGTAAACATAACTGTTTAAAGAAAACTGCACAGGgcataaaacttttttttcttgttttgttttgctttgttataGCCAAGGTCTGCTTTTATGCTTAAGTATTAtgcttggtttgtttttattactttgtttaaagtaataaaatttaAAGGTTTGCTCTCATACAACACAGTATTAGGAAAAAAAGCTAAAGCTACCAAGTCTAGAGAATGCTGGAATCAAAATCTGAAAAAGGAGAACTCTCAAACACATCTGCATATGCTTGGCAGTCACCCCAAAACAAGAAATCTGTGttcaataaacaaaacaaaaaaatagaatCTATTTTGGGGTGGCTAGTATTCATGAAAAGTAAACTTCTTAGTGATAGTTCACTATAAGTAGCGGGATATATCTCTgtacttttattgtgaaagatttGCACAAGACGTTGCTGCATTTACTCTACAATGTGCCAGAGCTCTAACAGTTTGCCTTTCCCAGCAGAAACTGAGATTAAGAATTTAAATTTGGGTCATATTACTATTAGGCTAGAGCTCATCACATCTGGGCAACACACACTAGTGGTCATAACATCTGCTCTCTTTTTAGATCGCTTGAAGTATGAGTCAAAGAAATCAAAGTCCAATCATTCAACTAGCTTGGAGAATTCCACAGGTAGATATCACTCATCAAGCTTTCTCTGCTGAGCTACTTTGAGCTCTGTCTAAATTGTACAGAGTactggtttgtgtgtttgtgcattcaCTGTGTTAGCTGCATCCAAAATTTGCACTCAATATATCACACTATACATATTTACGTTTGATATATTTGATCTTCAGATGCATAAGTGTACTGTGTGGTAGTgcttctgtgtatgtgtgcaggAGACCAGTACTCTGGAGCTTCCATGGAGGCCATCTCAGATGATGTGTTCAGAGACAAACTCAAACACATGGGCAAATGTAAGTCTGCTGATTTACAGTAGTACTATTGTTTCACAATGCCTACATTAGTATTTATGGTCATTTTGTAGTTTGATTAATGGAgcaggaagtttttttttcaccttcagCAACAAGAAAGAAGCTGTTTGAAATTGCCAGAACATTTtcagaaaagacaaagagaagaaaGTCAAAAAGGAGGACACTCCTGAAGCATCATTCGTATCCTTTATGTAAACGCGGTCAGGCTGagattcttgtatttttaaaacgGTTCCATTTCATGTTGTGAGGCAGTACAGTAGCTAAAACAACACATTAAATCAAAACCACTTTCAAAAATGTTATGATAATTGTTAGACTTCTAGTACACTACACACAGAAGAATTTTGTACTGTTGATAGTACTTGTTTTCATGTGCAGCAGTTTCTTTTCACTGCTGTTAAGTGCTGATCGGTGACTCAACTCCTGGGTCCTCCGGTCTGCATGTAGAAATTTCTTACCAAACACTAAGTTGTTCCTTTAGTTGTTTGTGTGCAttagtttgtttgtgtgcatgaaTGTCAGACAAAGCACttaaagaaaagaatgaaagtCCTTTGTAATGAGACTTAAAAAGCAATACAAGTCTTTTGAGTGCTCAGAAAAGCACTGTACAGGTAACATTCCACAAATGGAGTACATTGTGAAGAAATagagtaagaaaaaaatatttaactgaGTTGTATGTAAATAAGTAATTAGTTAAAATTGCAGCACGTTCTTGTCTTGTTTTAGTGCTTAATTTGATAAGTGTTTAATATTAGTGACTTATGAAATCAAACTTTGTGTGTTGGTAGTGTTGTTTGATCATACAACAATATTTGGATAATTGCTAACTCCCTTGAGTGTCTTTTAGTACACCTGAAGGATAAAACGGCATCAACCTGATACTCTAACACTATGTTCAGTTTAAACCAGTGGGTTATATATGTCTGAACTTCTGATCACAGGTGACATGAAAGGGCTAAAATTTGGCATTTTAACACAGCACATGAGTATTTACTTACTTTTGAAGCATGGTGGACAATTTTAAGCATGAGTGTGTTCAGTTGATGCAATAGAGTTGTAGGAGGCTGAGGCTATGAGGGAACGACACTTCCTTTGGGGTTCGCGCACACTTTCTTCTATTCCACACTTCCTCTGGTTTACTGTTGCTTTCCAGTTCCCAGCCAGCTCCCAGCTAGTTTCCAACTGCAGACACCAGCTCAGCTTAGCTGTCTTCCTTCGTCTTCTCTGAACCTAGCACGCAACTGTTGGAGAAATGGGGAGTGGTGATATCTGCGTGCACTCTGGTGAAATGGCCCCATGAGGGTCATACCATTGCGCACAAATTGGACTCCACTAACGGTAACGGCTGTACTGCCCAAACATTCCCCCAAATTCCACCAATAGTTTAAGTGTCCTACCGGGGGGACAGGACACTGAACCATGTGTGTACAGTAACATCAAGCATGCTTACAGAGCAACAGCCCTCCTCTACCTAGTACAATCTGACcacctctctctgctccttATTCCTACCTACACCCTGTACACCCCCCTCAGGAAACAGACCCCTCCAAGCACCTGGGTCATTAAATCATGACCAGATGATGCTCTCCTCCAGTTACAGGACTGTTGTTTTGATCTAACAGACTGGCCAATCTTTGAACAGCAGGACCTGGCAACCTTCACTCAGTCTGTCCTTTTCTACATTAACCTCCTAGCACCTGGCGTCCTTCagacattttgggttgtctagaccaaaatactaaattttgctctagaAAGGCCTGACATCCACTtacaaggacattatactgccactgtccTATTGAATTTAAAgagaatgtcctcatatgtggatctaaattttctcagaaacaaaaatcaggaaTAAAAAATCACATAATTCTTTgattttacattcatcaggtcccaatcagcccaaatagca
The genomic region above belongs to Oreochromis aureus strain Israel breed Guangdong linkage group 14, ZZ_aureus, whole genome shotgun sequence and contains:
- the cuedc1b gene encoding CUE domain-containing protein 1b isoform X1, which translates into the protein MTSLFKRSSSNGGSRSSGNGGGGGSGQGQLNNSRPSRQVRRLEFNQAMEDFKTMFPSMDYEVIECVLRSNNGAVDATIDQLLQMSIDGQGSDDSSDSDDSIPPEILERTLEPDSSDEEAPPVYSPPTYDMHIYDRKYLEAPPTPSPRSKAQPPSAHQQVRSYRNWNPPLLGNLPDDFLRILPQQLDNIKSSQNSLSQLSSSSSSVSSLSQWTVQSGSGYAAGTTGGPGLITAATEQDKKLKQYLEDERIALFLQNEEFMRELQRNHEFLTALEKDRLKYESKKSKSNHSTSLENSTGDQYSGASMEAISDDVFRDKLKHMGKSTRKKLFEIARTFSEKTKRRKSKRRTLLKHHSLGTANSTANLLDDVEGHHCEEDGQPRRANTQEETEKRSEPIS
- the cuedc1b gene encoding CUE domain-containing protein 1b isoform X3, which encodes MTSLFKRSSSNGGSRSSGNGGGGGSGQGQLNNSRPSRQVRRLEFNQAMEDFKTMFPSMDYEVIECVLRSNNGAVDATIDQLLQMSIDGQGSDDSSDSDDSIPPEILERTLEPDSSDEEAPPVYSPPTYDMHIYDRKYLEAPPTPSPRSKAQPPSAHQQVRSYRNWNPPLLGNLPDDFLRILPQQLDNIKSSQNSLSQLSSSSSSVSSLSQWTVQSGSGYAAGTTGGPGLITAATEQDKKLKQYLEDERIALFLQNEEFMRELQRNHEFLTALEKDRLKYESKKSKSNHSTSLENSTGDQYSGASMEAISDDVFRDKLKHMGKSTRKKLFEIARTFSEKTKRRKSKRRTLLKHHSLGTANSTANLLDDVEGHHCGPQGVNPL
- the cuedc1b gene encoding CUE domain-containing protein 1b isoform X2; protein product: MTSLFKRSSSNGGSRSSGNGGGGGSGQGQLNNSRPSRQVRRLEFNQAMEDFKTMFPSMDYEVIECVLRSNNGAVDATIDQLLQMSIDGQGSDDSSDSDDSIPPEILERTLEPDSSDEEAPPVYSPPTYDMHIYDRKYLEAPPTPSPRSKAQPPSAHQQVRSYRNWNPPLLGNLPDDFLRILPQQLDNIKSSQNSLSQLSSSSSSVSSLSQWTVQSGSGYAAGTTGGPGLITAATEQDKKLKQYLEDERIALFLQNEEFMRELQRNHEFLTALEKDRLKYESKKSKSNHSTSLENSTDQYSGASMEAISDDVFRDKLKHMGKSTRKKLFEIARTFSEKTKRRKSKRRTLLKHHSLGTANSTANLLDDVEGHHCEEDGQPRRANTQEETEKRSEPIS